One Kitasatospora sp. NBC_01266 genomic window carries:
- a CDS encoding chaplin family protein: MRPAAYPNGSPVPSGAAHANIVGIGNATFANACTNQGGAQASGGTVAGSGTASGNHAALPLTLPRNHCGNSGIIRTAVFMSSV, translated from the coding sequence TTGAGGCCTGCTGCGTACCCAAACGGCAGCCCCGTCCCGTCCGGGGCCGCGCACGCCAACATCGTCGGCATCGGGAACGCGACGTTCGCGAACGCCTGTACCAACCAGGGCGGTGCGCAGGCCTCGGGCGGCACTGTCGCCGGCAGCGGCACGGCCAGCGGTAACCATGCCGCGCTGCCGTTGACCCTGCCCCGCAACCACTGCGGCAACAGCGGCATCATCCGCACCGCCGTTTTCATGTCCAGCGTCTGA